TGGAATTCCCTCGTCGAGTACCAACCTTTGTTCAACTGATTAATGGATGGAGTCCAACTCAGACATGCATTTCTGTAGTTTAAAAAGAGATGTTTAAAGTTTGATGgggaattttttttggtttgtggTTTTGGTAGGTTTCTGTGATACTGGATTGCCAAGTGATATTGCTGTCTCCATTGAGGGTGTCACTTTCCATCTTCATATGTGGCTATGACCACCTTTCACAATTGTTCTCTTCTCTCCACTAATCCGTTGATGGGAAATTCAATTTGTATGAACCCTAATTGATAGGATTTGGGGAAATTTTGAAACCCTAATTTGAGGTGTTAAAGAGATAGAACCCTAAAACCAGAGGCAAAATGAAAGTGAAAGAAGGTGAACATATCTGAAACGAGGGGAAAGAAGGTGAAAAAATTGGATGACATAAGGACTGAATTCAAAAAATAGAAGGTATTGGAgttagtttataattacaaaaaACTTACTGGTTGATTCAGAGTTTCAAGAACTccacaatattattaataaataatccaCATGTAATTTTCCTACTGATACATGTCACTCCTGTATTTGACCCATATTTTTTTTGCTTGTACCAGAGGAATTTCCTTTATTCATAATCTGCAACCAATTGCAACCATACGAAGCTAGCTAGCTAGCTCGTGCGATTCTCATTGTTGTTGCTGCGGGCGACAACATTTAATGATCCATTTAACCACACGGTAAACCATTCGTATGATGAGATAAACACCCACGATTCCTAACAAGTGAACCCAGATTTTGAGTACTCGTCCAAACATTTTATCAGCAGCCTCCCAAACGGGATCTAGTGTGACCATGGAGGCCGCAAACATGTAGGTGAGAGCGAGGCTGGTGATGGTGATGCACATGCCGATCGACAAAACCCATATGACGAGTCGATGTTTGAGAGGGATTCCACTCACCAACAAGAGACAAACAGTGAGGGACGCGATGAAGGAGACGGTGTTGCAAATCAAGAAATTTGTATAAACCTCCTCCTCGTACACAACAGCCATCACAGCTTCTCCTGGGCATTGAATGGTATCATTGTCCCGACAAATCCTAGCAACAGATACTGGAACTCCGCCATTTGCCTGAAAGACGCCGCCCGGCGGGTTAGTGGCGAGTTGAAAGGGCATTGTGGCGACTATAGAAGCCATCAAACCAAGGAAACTAATATCAAACGTGGAATCCCACATGTGGGGTGTTGACGGTTACTTCTTCAGGTCAGCCTTGAAGTTGTGTTTAAGCTGTCAGTTGGTTCTTAAGAAATAACTAATTTCCCAACTTTAAAAGAGTGATTCGCTCACTCACTCTTTCAAGCACGTGTTAACCTTCTAGAACCTTGCATAATATCTTCATCGTGTGTTGAGACCCCTTTGTACCTTTACCCAAATCGTGTCCAGGTTCAAATCCTAGTCGTTTCATTATGAGAGATCGGTTGCTTACATTGATACAACTAGCTACCCCGGCGACTAATCTTACCATGCTAGTTAGCGAAGCGTTTCGGCTACCGTGCTAGTCGTTACAGAATTTTTAGATACCAACAGGTTAATATTAGGAATAACTCTTTCTCACCCACGACTAGGTACCTCCACCACTAGCAGAGACGCCACCACCGCAGATGAAGCTGCCACCTCCCCCATCTCCTCTCCAGTCCCCCAAACCTCCAACACAGTTCACCATCTCAACTCTCGACAACCTTCTTTTAATTGTGCTTGTTCTTTGTAGAATGTAGATAGTGTAAGAAAAAAGGGAAGGAAGAATGAGTAATTGAATAATGGACAAAAAGTACTACAAGGAACATAGTTGCGCTGTGAGGGCTTCTGGAGTATTTTTGGTATGCAGGAAAATAGGGCTTTTGGAGTTTGAAACAAAGCAATTTTTTtagtacatcgaaaagataaattacactcgTCAGGAATCGATTCTTGGACCTCTTCTaaccaactcatatgtcccccaactcctaccacttaaCCTATCCTGTGGG
This portion of the Lotus japonicus ecotype B-129 chromosome 3, LjGifu_v1.2 genome encodes:
- the LOC130744853 gene encoding uncharacterized protein LOC130744853 encodes the protein MWDSTFDISFLGLMASIVATMPFQLATNPPGGVFQANGGVPVSVARICRDNDTIQCPGEAVMAVVYEEEVYTNFLICNTVSFIASLTVCLLLVSGIPLKHRLVIWVLSIGMCITITSLALTYMFAASMVTLDPVWEAADKMFGRVLKIWVHLLGIVGVYLIIRMVYRVVKWIIKCCRPQQQQ